One genomic window of Quercus lobata isolate SW786 chromosome 9, ValleyOak3.0 Primary Assembly, whole genome shotgun sequence includes the following:
- the LOC115959469 gene encoding probable pectinesterase/pectinesterase inhibitor 41, whose translation MTSSNKLLFSLILVLSFLSSPSFADDPLNTPVSSGTICKSTPDPSFCKSVLPNNHTANVYDYGRFSIHKSLSQSYKFLKLVDKYLGHSSTLSRTAILALKDCHSLAELNINFLSSSFDTVSNTNDTLSSSKAEDIQTLLSAILTNQDTCLDGLKATASAWSVKKGLSVPLSNDTKLYSVSLALFTQGWVPRKKNGKTWHPRKKHINKSVIYESMSRRKLIQIGKDKGVLVREMVVVNKNGGGNFTTINDAINAAPNNSAASDGYFLIYVTAGVYQEYLSIATNKPYLLMIGDGISQTIITGNRSVVDGWTTMSSATFTVRGQGFMAMNITFRNTAGAIKQQAVAVLNMADLSTFFSCSIEAYQDTLFAHSLRQFYRDCDIYGTVDFIFGNAAAVFQNNNFYARLPMKGQFNPITAQGRTDPNQNTGISIHNCTIRAAYDLASSNFLVKTYLGRPWKQYSRTVYVQSFMDSLVEPAGWHDWNGDIGLNTLYYAEYNNRGPGSNTTKRVTWPGYHVINATDAANFTVSNFLLGDHWLPQTGVPYNGGLI comes from the exons ATGACTTCTTCTAATAAGCTCTTGTTCTCTCTCATTCtcgttctttcttttcttagctCTCCATCTTTTGCTGATGACCCTCTGAACACTCCTGTCTCTTCAGGAACCATTTGCAAGTCTACCCCAGACCCTTCTTTTTGCAAATCTGTGCTGCCTAATAACCACACAGCCAATGTCTATGACTATGGCAGGTTTTCAATCCATAAATCACTATCCCAATCCTACAAGTTTCTTAAATTAGTGGACAAGTACCTTGGACACAGTTCCACTTTGTCAAGAACTGCAATCCTTGCTCTTAAGGATTGTCATTCACTTGCTGAGCTGAACATAAACTTCTTATCAAGCTCCTTTGATACTGTGAGTAACACTAATGACACTCTATCCAGCTCCAAAGCTGAGGACATCCAAACCTTGCTTAGTGCCATTTTAACCAACCAAGATACTTGCTTAGATGGCCTTAAAGCCACAGCTTCAGCTTGGAGTGTGAAAAAAGGTCTCTCAGTCCCACTCTCTAATGACACTAAATTGTACAGTGTCTCTCTAGCTCTTTTTACCCAAGGTTGGGTTCCAAGAAAGAAGAATGGGAAAACATGGCACCCAAGGAAGAAACATATCAATAAGTCAGTGATTTATGAGTCAATGAGTCGGAGAAAACTCATTCAGATAGGTAAGGATAAAGGGGTTTTGGTAAGAGAAATGGTGGTTGTGAACAAAAATGGAGGTGGGAATTTCACCACCATCAATGATGCCATTAATGCGGCACCAAATAACTCTGCTGCTAGTGATGGATACTTCTTGATTTATGTCACTGCTGGTGTTTACCAGGAGTACTTGTCAATTGCAACAAACAAGCCTTATTTGTTGATGATTGGAGATGGTATTAGTCAAACAATAATCACAGGCAACCGAAGCGTGGTAGATGGGTGGACAACTATGAGCTCTGCAACTTTCA CTGTGAGAGGACAGGGGTTTATGGCAATGAACATTACTTTCCGTAATACAGCAGGAGCAATCAAGCAGCAAGCCGTTGCTGTACTAAACATGGCTGATTTGTCCACATTTTTTAGCTGCAGCATTGAAGCGTACCAAGACACCTTATTTGCACATTCACTAAGGCAATTCTATAGAGATTGTGATATCTATGGGACAGTAGATTTCATATTTGGAAACGCTGCTGCTGTTTTCCAAAACAACAACTTCTATGCCCGGTTGCCAATGAAAGGACAATTCAATCCCATCACTGCTCAAGGCCGAACAGACCCGAATCAAAACACGGGTATTTCAATCCATAATTGTACAATTAGAGCTGCATATGATTTGGCTTCAAGCAATTTCCTAGTGAAGACATATCTAGGGAGGCCATGGAAGCAGTATTCTAGGACAGTTTATGTGCAATCTTTCATGGATAGTTTGGTAGAACCTGCTGGTTGGCATGATTGGAATGGAGATATTGGGCTAAACACATTATATTATGCTGAGTATAATAACAGAGGCCCTGGTTCCAACACTACAAAAAGAGTTACATGGCCTGGCTACCATGTGATTAATGCTACAGATGCTGCTAATTTTACTGTTTCCAACTTCTTGCTTGGGGATCATTGGTTGCCTCAAACTGGAGTGCCTTACAATGGTGGCTTAATATGA
- the LOC115961319 gene encoding uncharacterized protein LOC115961319 yields MKVAELIDFELHTWKTTMVQDIFNPISAQAILSIPIPIRLRPDKLLWIPDSKGLFSVKSAYKELLANPPSQATTVVKWSKLWKLRGPERIKMFLWRIAVNALPTRENLMSRMDISEPWCVLCNQEVESAAHLFLKCPAAKAIWFSACWGFKSDEAHLALPSDIIKVILEPPPALCQMQDMWLVSLNMALTMEEIWCIRNAVIHQNGTVDLQASISRIGKKLNECAKVFFIPQAPLAEQPVVHWSPPPLGYTKLNVDAAISQNNSALAVIARDAHGRVLKAWSKILPKRSPLSAETEAILWALQLAKSEAWSEIILESDSKNSIDAIMDCTSCPLWSISSLVSDICFLAKSFDSCQFFWISRICNSAAHEVARFALVSLVSFSLVSENLPASVASACKEDACFC; encoded by the coding sequence ATGAAAGTAGCTGAGCTTATTGATTTTGAGCTTCACACTTGGAAGACTACCATGGTTCAGGATATCTTTAACCCCATTTCAGCTCAAGCAATCCTATCCATTCCCATCCCTATCAGGCTGAGGCCAGATAAGCTATTGTGGATTCCAGACTCCAAAGGTCTTTTCTCAGTCAAATCTGCTTATAAGGAGCTGTTGGCTAATCCCCCTTCCCAAGCTACCACCGTAGTTAAATGGTCAAAGCTTTGGAAATTGAGAGGTCCGGAAAGAATCAAAATGTTCCTCTGGAGAATTGCAGTAAATGCTCTCCCCACGAGAGAAAACTTAATGAGCCGCATGGATATTTCTGAGCCATGGTGTGTACTCTGTAACCAGGAGGTGGAATCTGCTGCTCATCTTTTCCTTAAATGCCCTGCAGCCAAGGCGATTTGGTTCTCTGCATGCTGGGGTTTCAAATCAGATGAAGCTCACTTAGCTCTTCCTAGTGACATCATTAAGGTAATTTTGGAACCTCCTCCGGCCCTCTGTCAAATGCAAGATATGTGGCTAGTATCCCTAAATATGGCTCTTACTATGGAGGAAATTTGGTGCATCCGCAATGCTGTTATACACCAAAACGGTACTGTTGACCTCCAGGCTTCCATAAGCAGGATTGGGAAAAAACTGAATGAATGTGCTAAGGTTTTCTTCATCCCTCAAGCGCCTTTAGCTGAACAACCAGTGGTGCACTGGTCTCCCCCTCCTTTGGGATATACCAAACTCAATGTGGATGCGGCCATTTCTCAGAACAACTCAGCCTTAGCGGTCATTGCTAGAGATGCTCATGGTCGTGTGTTGAAGGCCTGGTCTAAGATTCTGCCAAAGAGATCCCCGCTCTCTGCTGAAACCGAAGCCATTTTGTGGGCTCTGCAGCTTGCTAAAAGTGAGGCTTGGAGTGAGATCATTCTGGAAAGTGACTCAAAGAATAGCATTGATGCAATCATGGACTGCACGTCTTGTCCCCTTTGGTCTATCTCCTCCCTGGTTTCGGACATTTGTTTCCTGGCTAAGTCTTTTGATTCTTGTCAGTTTTTTTGGATTAGTAGAATCTGTAATTCTGCTGCCCATGAGGTAGCAAGGTTTGCTTTAGTGTCTTTAGTGTCTTTCAGTTTGGTCTCGGAAAATCTTCCAGCTAGTGTGGCTAGTGCTTGTAAGGAAGAtgcttgtttttgttaa
- the LOC115959276 gene encoding probable pectinesterase/pectinesterase inhibitor 41, translating to MTSSNKLLFSLILVLSFLGSPSFADDPLNTPVSSGTICKSTPDPSFCKSVLPNNHTANVYDYGRFSVRKSLSQSYKFLKLVDKYLRHSSTLSRTAILALKDCHSLAELNINFLSSSFDTVSNTNDTLSSSKAEDIQTLLSAILTNQDTCLDGLKATASAWSVKKGLSVPLSNDTKLYSVSLALFTQGWVPKKKNGKTWHPKKKHINKSVIYESMSRRKLIQIGKDEEVLVRETVVVNKNGGGNFTTINDAINAAPNNSAASDGYFLIYVTAGVYQEYLSIATNKPYLLMIGDGISQTIITGNRSVVDGWTTMSSATFTVRGQGFMAMNITFRNTAGAIKQQAVAVLNMADLSTFFSCSIEAYQDTLFAHSLRQFYRDCDIYGTVDFIFGNAAAVFQNNNFYARLPMKGQFNPITAQGRTDPNQNTGISIHNCTIRAAYDLASSNFPVKTFLGRPWKQYSRTVYVQSFMDSLVEPAGWHDWNGDFGLDTLYYAEYNNRGPGSNTTTRVTWPGYHVINATDAANFTVSNFLLGDHWLPQTGVPYNGGLI from the exons ATGACTTCTTCTAATAAGCTCTTGTTCTCTCTCATTCTCGTCCTTTCTTTTCTTGGCTCTCCATCTTTTGCTGATGACCCTCTGAACACTCCTGTCTCTTCAGGAACCATTTGCAAGTCTACCCCGGACCCTTCTTTTTGCAAATCTGTGCTGCCTAATAACCACACAGCCAATGTCTACGACTATGGCAGGTTTTCAGTCCGTAAATCACTATCCCAATCCTACAAGTTTCTTAAATTAGTGGACAAGTACCTTAGACACAGTTCCACTTTGTCAAGAACTGCAATCCTTGCTCTTAAGGATTGTCATTCACTTGCTGAGCTGAACATAAACTTCTTATCAAGCTCTTTTGATACTGTGAGTAACACTAATGACACTCTATCCAGCTCCAAAGCTGAGGACATCCAAACCTTGCTTAGTGCCATTTTAACCAACCAAGATACTTGCTTGGATGGCCTTAAAGCCACAGCTTCAGCTTGGAGTGTGAAAAAAGGTCTCTCAGTCCCACTCTCTAATGACACTAAATTGTACAGTGTCTCTCTAGCTCTTTTTACCCAAGGTTGGGttccaaaaaagaagaatgggaaaACATGGCACCCAAAGAAGAAGCATATCAATAAGTCAGTGATTTATGAATCAATGAGTCGGAGAAAGCTCATTCAGATAGGTAAGGATGAAGAGGTTTTGGTAAGAGAAACGGTGGTTGTGAACAAAAATGGAGGTGGGAATTTCACCACCATCAATGATGCCATTAATGCGGCACCAAATAACTCTGCCGCTAGTGATGGATACTTCTTGATTTATGTCACTGCTGGTGTTTACCAAGAGTACTTGTCAATTGCAACAAACAAGCCTTATTTGTTGATGATTGGAGATGGTATTAGTCAAACAATAATCACAGGCAACCGAAGCGTGGTAGATGGGTGGACAACTATGAGCTCTGCAACTTTCA CTGTGAGAGGACAGGGGTTTATGGCAATGAACATTACTTTCCGTAATACAGCAGGAGCAATCAAGCAGCAAGCCGTTGCTGTACTAAACATGGCTGATTTGTCCACATTTTTTAGCTGCAGCATTGAAGCGTACCAAGACACCTTATTTGCACATTCACTAAGGCAATTCTATAGAGATTGTGATATCTATGGGACAGTAGATTTCATATTTGGAAACGCTGCTGCTGTTTTCCAAAACAACAACTTCTATGCACGGTTGCCAATGAAAGGACAATTCAATCCCATCACTGCTCAAGGCCGAACAGACCCGAATCAAAACACGGGTATTTCAATCCATAATTGTACAATTAGAGCTGCATATGATTTGGCTTCAAGCAATTTCCCAGTGAAGACATTTCTAGGGAGGCCATGGAAGCAGTATTCTAGGACAGTTTATGTGCAATCTTTCATGGATAGTTTGGTAGAACCTGCTGGTTGGCATGATTGGAATGGAGATTTTGGTCTAGACACGTTATATTATGCCGAGTATAATAACAGAGGCCCTGGTTCCAACACTACAACAAGAGTTACATGGCCTGGCTACCATGTGATTAATGCTACAGATGCTGCTAATTTTACTGTTTCCAACTTCTTGCTAGGGGATCATTGGTTGCCTCAAACTGGGGTGCCTTACAATGGTGGCTTAATATGA